A segment of the Candidatus Sumerlaea chitinivorans genome:
AAATGCACAATTTACTCGCACCCGTCAGTTCGAACGCGATGCCAAGACGCGAAAGGTAACAGTCGGCGACTCATGTCTTCGCCCTTATTTCGAAAGTGGTTTCTCATTTTTGCAGCATTTCTGCTTACCATCGTCTTTTGTGCAGGTGCGGCCATCGGGGCGTTCCTTGGCTACCTGAACCACCTTCCCCCTCTCGAACCGCTTGAAAACTACAACCCACCGGCTGTCAGTCGGGTGTTTGATCGCACGGGCAACACTCAGCTCGGTGAGTTTTTTAACAGCGAGAAGCGTGAGTTTGTGCACATTCAAGACGTGCCGCGCCACGTCCTCGACGCCTTCGTGGCCATTGAGGACGAGCGCTTTTATTCGCATTTTGGAGTCGATCTGCGGGGCATTGTCCGCGCTTTCGTTTCAAATCTCGAAAAGGGGGGGCGGATCCAAGGCGCAAGCACGATCACCATGCAGGTGGCCCGCAACATCGTATTGCTGGATCGGCGGCGCGTTTTTAGCCGAAAACTAAAAGAGATTATCACCGCCTTACAAATCGAACGTAATTTCTCAAAGGATCAAATCCTTGAGTTTTACATCAACCACGTCTTTTTCGGCGAGCGCTCGTACGGGGTGCAGGCAGCCGCAAAAACGTACTTTGGGAAGGAAGTCAAGGACCTTACTGTCCCCGAAGCGGCACTCATTGCAGGACTCCCACAGGCTCCCAGCGCCCTCTCCCCCACTCGCGACATTGAGCAAGCACGCCGGCGTCGAAATCTCGTGCTGGGAAACATGCGTCGCCTCGGCTTTATCAAGACGGACGAAGAGCTTAAAAGATATTTGGAAACGCCAGTGGTCCTGAACCCAGCTCCGCCGGTTAAGGAAACCGCACCCTATTTTGTGGACTACGTCCGCAACTGGCTGACCCGCGATCGCTCCCTCAGTCCCGAGGAACTGAAGTCCAAAGGCTACACCATCATTGGGACTGTGGACCTTAACCTTCAAAGAATCTGCGAAGAAGAACTGAGCAAAGGGCTGAGAGAAGTTGAGAAGCAAATCGAAGAACAGAAACCAGAGCGCTTTGCGCAAGAATCCGCAAAACTGGGGTCAGTTAAAAAGGGACAAGCCCGGCTGGCGCGGATTAAAGAGGTTCGGTCTGATTCGATTGTCGTGACCTTGCAGGGCTACACGGCTACCGTACCTCTGCCAAAAACGCTTCCATACTTTGATCCTCAGGCAGTCGTGAAACCGGGGAACCTAATCGACATCTACATTCAGGATGTTCGAAAAGGAAAGCTGGAAGCCTATCTCTACGACAAAACTCACGTGCAGGGCGCTGCCGTGCTCTTGGACGTGAAGACTGGTGAAGTGCTGGCTTTGGTGGGTGGTGCTGATTACAACGATAATGCAAACAATGGACAATGGAATCGCGCTTACCAAGGAGGCCGGCAGCCGGGATCGTGTTGGAAACCCTTACTCTATGCCTCTGCGATGGATTTGGACGACGCCTCTGGGAAGCCGCGTTTTACGCCCGGATACGTGATCATCGACGAACCGCTCACCTTCCCGGACGGTTACTCGCCCAAGAATTACGAGGGCCGCAGTTATGGCCCAACTTGCCTTCACGAGGCACTCGTCAAGTCGCGAAACATTCCTACCATCAAGCTTTTCATGGAAATTGGGCCGAAGCGGGCTGTTCCCCTCTATCATCGCTTTAATATGGTGACCCGGCCCTCAAATTGGCAATTGGATGCCGTTCCCTCCATGCCCTTAGGCACGCCAAACATAACGCCTTTAGAGCTGGCCGCTGCGTATGCTGTGATTGCGAATCAAGGCGTTGGAATTCCACCCCACCCAATTCGAAGAAAACTTAGCGCACGGAATCCCTCGGAATCTTCCATTGAACGAGCTGAGCGAGTTCAAGTGCTCTCTCCGCAAGCAGCATACATCACCACTCGAATGATGATGGATGTCATTCGCTTCGGGACGGCAAAGACCACTGTCGGCAAATGGATCGACGAACAAACCGCAAAGGGTCGAAAGATCCCAGAAATTGCCGGAAAAACAGGCACGACCAATAACTGCTTCGTGGCGTGGTTTACTGGCTTTACGCCTGAACTTGTTTTGGCCGTGTATGTGGGATATGATCAGCATCGTTCCATGGGGCCCAAGATGGTGGGTGGTAAAACCGTTGGCCCAATCTGGGCCCGCATGATGGACCGAATTCTCCAAACGCGCTCGGACTGGGAGATGAAGTTCCCTGTTCCAGAAGGGATTTCCTTTGTCCCCATTTGCTCGAAGAGTGGCAAGCGACCAACCGAAGCTTGTTATGCAAGTGGGGATAATGTGTTCCCAAACGCTGCCTTCAAGGCTGGGACTGAGCCCTCGGGAACCTGCACATACCATACCTCCGCGCCCCAGGAATCCATCCAGTCCGAAGAAGACGCCGAAAGTGCGTACTCGCAGAGCGGATTAGAAGACACACAGAATGTTCCATCCCGTGGTTTTCGTATGCGTTTCTGGTAGGATAGCGGCCGTAAATCCCGCAACACAGCCTCTTCACGTTGTCAGACCTGCGGAGCCGAAAGGAAACTTTCATAAAGTACATCGTATTCCGCACCGTCAGGGTGCAAGCGACTGCGGTACAGGGTGATTCGGTCCACAACCATCTCACCGAGTTGCACTGCTCGGTGCATGGCAACAACATCCCGTAAGCCGGGTAGTCCCCTCATGGACTTGATACGGGCCAGAGTGACGTGCGGTCGGAAGGGGCGATCTTCTGCCGTAAGCCCCGCAGCGCGACAGCGCTCGCTCAACGTAAGTTGAAGTGCATGCAAGCTCTCCACATCGCCACGAAGGCCCACGCTAATGACGCGCGGATTCTTATCCGTGGGGAAGAAGTGCACACCACCCACTGAAACGCGAAAAGGCGAGGAATGCTGGCTCACACTTTCCATTAGTGCACAAATTTCCTGGACTCGCGTCGGAGGTTGGTTTCCCAGAAAAACCAAGGTTTGATGAAGGCCTTCCGCTTTGACCCAAGTTGGGAACGCCCCGGTGAAGCGGGCCCCCGTCTGCAGGCGTCGAATGAGTTCCGCGCCTGCGGCTCGTATCGCATCGTTGAAAGCGACCGCGATAAAAAGTCGCAGTGAGCCACTTTCTTCGCGGAGCTTATCGACAAGCTGTTGGTGCTCGGAGTTCATCGTCACGGGTTCGTAAGAAGCCTCGCGCCTTTATGATTTGTTTTCCGGAGATGTTCTTAAACTCGAAGGTTGTGACGAAGGAATGCGTTCCTCTTCATGACCTACATAGCGGACGGGGAACACTCGGTTGAGCAGCGTGATGTTTAGCATGCGTAAAACGGCTCGGGATGGATTCTGCAAGCACACCGTCTTGCCCAACTGGGAGAGCTGCTTTTTTAGCTCAAAAAGCATCGCGATACCGGGGGTATCGATATACGGAACCTTTTGCAGATCGAACACCACGGTGGAGGCCGCAGGATGATTTTGTAGATGCTCTTGAATGGATCGCTTCGCAATGGCACAGTTGTCTGCCCCCACGGCGTCGAGCACAAAAACCTGTAGCTCGCCCCCAACGAGCTGAGACCATACTCTTACTTCTGGAGGTAAGCCTCGTCGGCGCTCCTCTCCCATCGGCGGCGTTCCAGAGCTTCGCCTACGGTCTGCTCGGCTTTGACGACGACTTTCCGCCATAGCATATCCCCTTAGAGATCTGGCTTCAGGTTTGAGCCGATTGAACTATCCATGGAAAGTAGGCAGAGCGCAAGGGGTTTGCAGGCATCCACCAAATAAAAAATGGTGCCGGGACGGGGATTTGAACCCCGACGGGATTGCTCCCGCCAGCCCCTCAAGCTGGTGCGTCTGCCAATTCCGCCACCCCGGCACGGAGTAGCATTCAAGTCCGCCAACATATACCTGCAAATGCGCGCCTTATTTCGCGCCATCGGATAGAAAATTACTGCGGTTTTCCCTTTGCGCCCGGGTACGGAGTCGGCTCCACTGGAGGATGGCGCCCGGGCGCAACATAGCCGCCTAAAGTTTGGGTGGTTTCCTTCTCGTCCTCAGGAACCGCAGCGCTGACCGCAACATCATTCAACACAAGGTGGACTGGTTTCGTAAGAAACCGAGCTCCGCTGTAAAAATCGCGACGCCCCATGCCCACCGGTGGATCAATCGCAACACTGACATTCACCTTGTCAATGCCATGAGAAATCGCAATATTCGCTCCATAATACAGAAACTTTCTTCCCCAAAGCATGCGCAGCGAAGTTGTGGAAACCACTTCTTTTCCCACGGTATCGTGCACGGCAACGGCAACTCGGAGATTAGGGATGGTTCGCCCGCTCGTCCTTTCCTGCACCACGACGAGCACATGGTGCGTTTCACCCGAGGTAGGCTGACGCCAACTCATCGTGTGTTCGGTACTCTCGAACCAACCGACACTCCGACCAATTCGACATCCCACTACGATACCGGCTTCAGTGATTGCATGCCGTGCAGGAAAATCGGCTGCGATCTCAACTGGCTCACAAATGGTTCGCGTTTCTCCCGAATTGCTCAAAGAGGCCTTAAGACGTGACTGATTTCCGTTGCTGGAGCGCCCGGGGGACGCATGGGCAGTTTGCCCCGCGGATGAACTCGGCTCGGGACGCAGGCGGTCCTTGGGGGCTGCGACCGCAGCCCCCATTGCCACCACAATCGCCATGCAGCCTATAAACCGCCAGCGCATAACGTCCTACTTCACAAAGCGAAATGGTTTCTTCACCGAGGAGAAAGCCGCAAACCCAGCGAACTGTGCAGCTTTTCCGAGCTCCTCCTCAATGCGGAGAAGTTGGTTATACTTCGCCAAGCGATCACTCCGGCTGGCGCTTCCTGTTTTGATAAAGCCGCAGTTCGTAGCGACGGCGATATCAGCGATGGTTGAATCTTCTGTTTCTCCACTTCGATGCGAGAGAATGGAGGTGTAGGCGGCTCGCTTGGCCATTTCCACGGCAGCAAGGGTTTCCGTGAGGGTGCCAATCTGATTCACCTTGATCAGGATGGAGTTGGCAACCCCACTCTGAATGCCTTTGCTGAGAATTCGGGTGTTCGTGACAAAAATATCGTCACCGACTAACTGAACCGAATCGCCCAGCTTTGCTGTGAGCTTCTGCCACGTGTCCCAATCGTTCTCGTCGGCGCCGTCCTCGATCGACACGATTGGGTACTTCGCGCAAAGTTTTTCCCAGTACGCGATGATCTCATCGCCCGAGAGCTCCTGCTTGCTGCTCTTCTTCCAGACGTACTTCTTCTTGTTCTCGTCGAAAAACTCGGAGGCTGCGGCATCGAGCGCGATTGCGACCTGCGAGCCGGGTTTGTAGCCAGCCGCCTCGATTGCTTCGACGATCACATCCAAAACTTCTTCAGCCGTGGAGAGGTTCGGTGCAAATCCGCCCTCATCTCCAACAGAAGTGTTTAGCCCCTTGCCCTTAAGAATTTTCTTTAGGCTGTGGAAGACTTCTGCCCCAGCGCGGATCGCATCGCGGAACGAATCAAAACCCGCGGGTACAATCATGAACTCCTGAATGTCGACGGTGTTATCAGCGTGGGCACCGCCGTTCAGGATGTTCATGAGCGGGACAGGCAACGTCCGGGCGTGAACACCGCCAAGGTATTGGTAAAGCGGCAGCCCAACCGCGTCCGCTGCAGCTTTCGCCACCGCCAGCGAGACGCCAAGGATGGCATTGGCCCCGAGGTTCTTCTTCGACTCGGTACCGTCCATTTCGATCAACAGCTGATCAATTGCAACTTGATCGGTGGCATCCATATCAATGAGAGCAGGAGCAATCTTCTCGTTGACGTTCTGAACAGCCTTAAGAACGCCTTTCCCGAGGTAGCGCTTGGGATCGCCGTCTCGAAGCTCAAGAGCCTCTTGCTCACCGGTCGAAGCACCCGAAGGTACGGCAGCCCGACCGAAACCACCCTCGCGCAACAGTACGTCAACCTCAACTGTGGGATTTCCCCGCGAATCCAGAATCTCGCGTGCTTTGATGCTGCGAATTAGCGTCATTTGACTCGTCTCCTGTACCTTTGATCTTTGACCACGCAGAAACCTATCGCAGTGAAGTTCAAGTACAAGTAGAAAAACCACGGACGAACTGTCTGCTTATTGTTGCAAGGCATGGATTGTGTGTCTTTGCGTACACCGGATGATGCGTAACCCTAAATTTCAGTTTGTTGTTGGACTCGCGATCAGCGCCTTTTTTCTTTATCTGACGCTGAGGCCGGTGAATTTTAATGACCTCTGGGGCGCGCTCAAAACCTTTGAGTGGCTCTGGAGCGTTCCTTTTCTTGTATTGACGTTCCTGAGCATGTGGCTCCGAGCTGTGCGCTGGCACTATCTGATGCGGCCCCTCGGCCAATTCAGCTCGCGCCGCCTCTTCTCCCCGATGATGGCGGGGTTTGCGCTCAACAGCATTTACCCGGGGCGAGTAGGTGAATTTGCCCGAGCCTACGTCCTTGCCGCACGTGAAAAGCTACCCTTCACAAGTGTTTTTGCCACCATTGTACTCGAACGAATTTTCGACAGTATTACGCTACTACTGCTGCTGGTGTGGACCTTCGCCAACCTCCAGCTCAACCCATCGGATCAAGTTGCTTACGGAAAGTTCGTGGTCACGGGTCAAATGCTGCAGGACTACGCTGCTCGTTTTGCCACAATGTGTGCTATCTTGCTCGTCGTGGCGGTAAGCTTCCTGTTCAATAAGGTTCGGGAAGTTTTCTGTGCTGTTGTATTACGCGTACCGTTTTTGCCGAAGGCATGGCGAGAACGGCTTGCGCAAATGGTTCATACATTTGCAGGCGGGTTCAGTTCCCTCCTCGACGTGAAAGCGATTATTTGGACATTGCTGCTCTCTATCGGGGTTTGGGTATTGGTCGGTGCTTCAATGAGCGTTCTTGCTTATGGCTTTCCGGGAATGAAAATGACCCTCATGCAAGGCATCGCCGTCACGGTGATTACGTGCGTAGCGATTCTCATTCCCGCAGCGCCGGGCTACTGGGGCCTGATGGAGGTCGGCATCATTTTTGGCATGTTCACACTCAAGATTGACACTGTCTACAGCCGAGCCCTTGCCTACGCTTTTGTATGCCATGCTTTGCAGATCTTTCCAATCATCGGGGTTGGCCTTGCTTGCCTCTGGACAGAACGTGTATCGCTGAGCGAGATTCGTGAAAGAAGCGTGACCAAATGATGCGAGGAAAACGCAAAGATTTGTGGGTGCTTTTTGCACTCTTGCTTGCTCTCCCGTCGTTTACTCATGCAAGCACTACGGGAACAATCACGCATAAACAGAGGGGAACGATGAGCACAGACCATACCGTAACCAGCTTCACATATGATCGCGGGTGCATTATTCGGGGGCCGGTTGACAAGAAGCTTATCGCCCTCGAATTTACAGGGGGCTACTTCGCCGATGGCGGGACCACGATTCTCAACGAGCTGAAAAAGCGAAACATTAAAGCATCGTTCTTCTTTATCGGCGATTTTTACCGGAACCCGGAATTTCGGCCGCTGATTGAACGCATCCGAGATGAAGGACACTATCTGGGCCCGCACTCGGACAAACATCCTCTCTATGCGTCTTGGGAAAAACCTCCCAAACTGCTGATTTCTCGGAAAGAGTTCGATGAGGACCTGACTCGAAACCTTGAGGAAATCGAGAAGTTTGGAATCCCAAGGGAGAAAGCTCGCTTTTTCATTCCGCCCTATGAGCACTATACTGAGGAAATCGCTCAGTGGACCCGAGAGCGTGGTATGGTACTTATCAATTACACTCCGGGAACCCGCTCGCACGCCGATTATATGGAAGACAACGACCCCAAGTTCGTTCCTGCGGTGGAGATGGTGCGCTCCGTGCTACAAAAAGAAGAGTCGGATCCGCATGGACTCAACGGGTTTTTGTTGCTCATGCACATTGGGGCAGGGCCAGGCCGCACCCGTGATCACCTTTATGACCATCTTGGGGCACTTTTGGATGAGCTCATGCGTCGCGGCTACCGCTTTGTCCGAGTGGATGAGCTTTTAGCAGGAGCATAGCTTCGAGCGCGCCCATCGTGACTGGCCCGTTCGTGGGCCATTGCGAGAGCGTTTGCTTCCCCCACTGATTGAAGTGTGAAAGGCAGTGCGGCAGTCCCGGCCTCTTTGCGCACTTAATCGGCTAATTTACGCATCAATCTACATCAAAGACGTATCTCCGCCGCATTTGGTGATGGTCCTGTTCACTCGCTCGGCGTGGTCGTGGCAGAATCGTTTTGTGGAATGACTGGCACCGGAAGAAGCGGCTCTGGCTCACTTGAGCGCTGCAATTCCATGAGCTGCTGGAGTAGCTTTTCGATGTCTTCCTGTTCAGGCTCTGGTGCGCGAACAAAC
Coding sequences within it:
- a CDS encoding Multimodular transpeptidase-transglycosylase, which gives rise to MSSPLFRKWFLIFAAFLLTIVFCAGAAIGAFLGYLNHLPPLEPLENYNPPAVSRVFDRTGNTQLGEFFNSEKREFVHIQDVPRHVLDAFVAIEDERFYSHFGVDLRGIVRAFVSNLEKGGRIQGASTITMQVARNIVLLDRRRVFSRKLKEIITALQIERNFSKDQILEFYINHVFFGERSYGVQAAAKTYFGKEVKDLTVPEAALIAGLPQAPSALSPTRDIEQARRRRNLVLGNMRRLGFIKTDEELKRYLETPVVLNPAPPVKETAPYFVDYVRNWLTRDRSLSPEELKSKGYTIIGTVDLNLQRICEEELSKGLREVEKQIEEQKPERFAQESAKLGSVKKGQARLARIKEVRSDSIVVTLQGYTATVPLPKTLPYFDPQAVVKPGNLIDIYIQDVRKGKLEAYLYDKTHVQGAAVLLDVKTGEVLALVGGADYNDNANNGQWNRAYQGGRQPGSCWKPLLYASAMDLDDASGKPRFTPGYVIIDEPLTFPDGYSPKNYEGRSYGPTCLHEALVKSRNIPTIKLFMEIGPKRAVPLYHRFNMVTRPSNWQLDAVPSMPLGTPNITPLELAAAYAVIANQGVGIPPHPIRRKLSARNPSESSIERAERVQVLSPQAAYITTRMMMDVIRFGTAKTTVGKWIDEQTAKGRKIPEIAGKTGTTNNCFVAWFTGFTPELVLAVYVGYDQHRSMGPKMVGGKTVGPIWARMMDRILQTRSDWEMKFPVPEGISFVPICSKSGKRPTEACYASGDNVFPNAAFKAGTEPSGTCTYHTSAPQESIQSEEDAESAYSQSGLEDTQNVPSRGFRMRFW
- a CDS encoding 2'-5' RNA ligase codes for the protein MESVSQHSSPFRVSVGGVHFFPTDKNPRVISVGLRGDVESLHALQLTLSERCRAAGLTAEDRPFRPHVTLARIKSMRGLPGLRDVVAMHRAVQLGEMVVDRITLYRSRLHPDGAEYDVLYESFLSAPQV
- a CDS encoding Enolase; the protein is MTLIRSIKAREILDSRGNPTVEVDVLLREGGFGRAAVPSGASTGEQEALELRDGDPKRYLGKGVLKAVQNVNEKIAPALIDMDATDQVAIDQLLIEMDGTESKKNLGANAILGVSLAVAKAAADAVGLPLYQYLGGVHARTLPVPLMNILNGGAHADNTVDIQEFMIVPAGFDSFRDAIRAGAEVFHSLKKILKGKGLNTSVGDEGGFAPNLSTAEEVLDVIVEAIEAAGYKPGSQVAIALDAAASEFFDENKKKYVWKKSSKQELSGDEIIAYWEKLCAKYPIVSIEDGADENDWDTWQKLTAKLGDSVQLVGDDIFVTNTRILSKGIQSGVANSILIKVNQIGTLTETLAAVEMAKRAAYTSILSHRSGETEDSTIADIAVATNCGFIKTGSASRSDRLAKYNQLLRIEEELGKAAQFAGFAAFSSVKKPFRFVK
- a CDS encoding Peptidoglycan/xylan/chitin deacetylase; this translates as MMRGKRKDLWVLFALLLALPSFTHASTTGTITHKQRGTMSTDHTVTSFTYDRGCIIRGPVDKKLIALEFTGGYFADGGTTILNELKKRNIKASFFFIGDFYRNPEFRPLIERIRDEGHYLGPHSDKHPLYASWEKPPKLLISRKEFDEDLTRNLEEIEKFGIPREKARFFIPPYEHYTEEIAQWTRERGMVLINYTPGTRSHADYMEDNDPKFVPAVEMVRSVLQKEESDPHGLNGFLLLMHIGAGPGRTRDHLYDHLGALLDELMRRGYRFVRVDELLAGA